A window from Bacteroidota bacterium encodes these proteins:
- a CDS encoding SPASM domain-containing protein, whose protein sequence is MDSLNLISKFTFRRGINAGKVLAGYYFSKWTKKPHQWGMPVSIAIEPTTSCNLRCPECPSGLRSFTRETGMLNENFFQKIIDELHKEIFYLTFYFQGEPYLNPKFLEMVEYASEKNIYTATSTNAHYLDDENAKATVESGLDRLIISIDGTTQESYQSYRIGGDLQKVIDGTKNILKWKKKLKSKTPYVIFQFVVFRQNENEVEEIKKLGKELGVNEVKIKSAQIYDYENGNERIPTKEEFSRYKKSETNSQFEIRNSQSIASCWRMWNSCVITWDGKIVPCCFDKDAKHQLGDLKERSFKDIWFNGSYTKFRSALLKSRKEIDICKNCSEGTKVWL, encoded by the coding sequence ATGGATTCACTAAACCTTATCTCAAAATTTACTTTCCGAAGAGGAATTAACGCAGGAAAAGTTCTGGCAGGATATTATTTTTCGAAGTGGACAAAAAAGCCGCATCAGTGGGGAATGCCGGTGAGCATTGCAATCGAACCGACAACATCCTGCAACCTGCGTTGTCCCGAATGCCCAAGCGGTTTGAGAAGTTTCACAAGAGAAACAGGAATGCTGAACGAAAATTTTTTTCAGAAAATAATTGATGAGCTCCACAAAGAAATTTTTTACCTCACTTTTTATTTTCAGGGCGAGCCGTATTTGAATCCGAAGTTTCTGGAGATGGTCGAGTATGCTTCTGAAAAAAACATTTACACTGCCACGAGCACTAACGCTCATTATCTGGATGATGAAAATGCAAAAGCTACTGTTGAATCAGGGCTTGACAGATTAATTATTTCCATAGATGGAACGACTCAAGAAAGTTATCAATCATACAGAATCGGTGGCGATTTGCAAAAAGTAATTGACGGAACAAAAAATATTCTGAAATGGAAAAAGAAATTGAAATCAAAAACTCCCTACGTAATTTTTCAGTTTGTTGTGTTTCGGCAGAATGAAAATGAAGTGGAAGAAATAAAAAAACTTGGCAAAGAACTTGGAGTGAATGAAGTAAAAATAAAATCCGCGCAGATATATGATTACGAAAACGGGAATGAACGCATCCCAACCAAAGAAGAATTTTCGCGGTATAAAAAATCAGAAACCAATTCGCAATTTGAAATCCGTAATTCGCAATCTATTGCCAGTTGCTGGCGCATGTGGAACAGTTGTGTGATTACGTGGGACGGCAAAATTGTTCCCTGCTGTTTTGACAAGGATGCAAAGCACCAGTTAGGAGATTTGAAAGAAAGAAGTTTTAAGGATATTTGGTTCAACGGCTCGTACACAAAATTTCGCTCAGCACTTTTGAAATCAAGAAAAGAAATTGATATTTGCAAAAACTGTTCGGAAGGAACGAAAGTGTGGTTGTAG
- a CDS encoding T9SS type A sorting domain-containing protein translates to MKKIFWLCIPIKSGLISFLIYNSSFIISAQGTWTQKANFGGTARYLAVGFSIGTKGYIGTGYDYSGSKQDFWEWDQVTNTWTQKINFSGTARNDAVGFSIGLKGYIGTGSTSSGMTKDFWEYCDTCTGAGVNEIENQFSISVFPNTSNGKFTVSCLQFPVKEIMIYNLSGKLVYHATVNSKQETINLSAASGVYFYQLSSPSPAGEGRGEVATGKLIIE, encoded by the coding sequence ATGAAAAAAATATTTTGGCTCTGCATCCCGATAAAATCGGGGCTCATATCATTTTTAATTTATAATTCTTCATTTATAATTTCTGCACAGGGCACCTGGACTCAGAAAGCAAACTTTGGTGGAACAGCAAGATACTTGGCGGTTGGTTTTTCCATAGGAACAAAAGGATATATCGGAACAGGATATGATTACAGCGGTTCAAAACAGGATTTTTGGGAATGGGATCAGGTAACAAATACATGGACGCAGAAAATAAACTTTAGCGGAACAGCAAGAAATGACGCTGTAGGTTTTTCCATCGGCTTAAAAGGGTATATAGGGACAGGCAGTACTTCTTCTGGTATGACAAAAGATTTTTGGGAATATTGTGACACTTGTACTGGTGCGGGAGTAAATGAAATTGAAAATCAATTTTCCATTTCCGTTTTTCCAAATACATCAAACGGCAAGTTTACAGTTTCCTGTCTTCAGTTTCCGGTTAAGGAAATAATGATTTATAATTTATCAGGTAAACTTGTTTATCATGCAACTGTAAACAGCAAACAGGAAACCATAAACCTGAGCGCAGCGAGCGGAGTTTATTTCTATCAACTCTCTTCCCCCTCTCCTGCAGGAGAGGGTCGGGGTGAGGTCGCAACAGGCAAACTCATTATTGAGTAA
- the rfbA gene encoding glucose-1-phosphate thymidylyltransferase RfbA — protein MKGIILAGGSGTRLHPLTLAISKQIMPVYDKPMIYYPLSTLMMAGINEILIISTPHDLPCFEKLLGDGKNIGCKFSYAEQKIPNGLAQAFVIGEKFIGKDSVVLILGDNIFYGSGLGRLLKQHQNPNGGVVFAYHVSDPERYGVVEFDKKGNAISIEEKPEEPKSNYAVPGLYFYDNSVVKVAKNLKPSARGEYEITEVNKKYLEQGKLKVGILDRGTAWLDTGTFSSLMQASQFVQVIEERQDLKIGCIEEVAYRMKFINKAQLKKLAEPLMKSGYGKYLLKIADE, from the coding sequence ATGAAAGGAATTATTCTCGCAGGAGGTTCAGGCACGCGGCTTCATCCGCTCACGCTCGCCATCAGCAAACAAATTATGCCCGTGTACGACAAGCCGATGATTTATTATCCGCTTTCCACGCTGATGATGGCAGGCATAAATGAAATTCTTATTATCTCCACTCCGCACGATTTGCCTTGCTTCGAAAAACTTTTAGGCGATGGAAAAAATATCGGATGCAAATTTTCCTATGCCGAACAAAAAATTCCGAACGGGCTTGCGCAGGCATTTGTGATTGGAGAAAAATTTATCGGGAAAGATTCCGTTGTGCTCATTCTTGGAGATAACATTTTTTATGGTTCGGGTCTGGGAAGATTGCTGAAGCAGCATCAGAATCCCAATGGAGGAGTTGTGTTTGCTTATCACGTTTCTGATCCCGAGCGTTATGGCGTAGTGGAGTTCGATAAAAAAGGAAACGCAATTTCCATAGAGGAAAAACCCGAAGAGCCGAAATCAAATTACGCGGTGCCCGGATTATATTTTTATGATAACTCGGTTGTGAAAGTTGCAAAAAATTTAAAACCCAGCGCTCGCGGTGAATATGAAATTACGGAAGTAAACAAAAAATATTTAGAACAAGGAAAATTAAAAGTTGGAATTCTCGACCGCGGAACTGCATGGCTTGATACCGGAACTTTTTCTTCGCTGATGCAGGCAAGCCAATTTGTGCAGGTGATTGAAGAGCGTCAGGATTTAAAAATCGGATGCATTGAGGAAGTCGCCTACAGGATGAAGTTCATCAACAAAGCGCAACTGAAAAAACTTGCCGAACCGCTGATGAAAAGCGGATATGGAAAATATCTTTTGAAAATTGCTGACGAATAA
- a CDS encoding MMPL family transporter, with the protein MWQKLSALILRNRIAFLVGLGLLTIFFGWRAYNIELSYSYARALPEKDTANIEYEQFKKLYGEDGSVMVLGFSDNDFFTLKKFNGWYDLGQKIKSIAGIKDVLSVATLYDMKRNDSLSRFDFIPLLKEKPQTQNELDSIHRKILSLPFYEGLIFNSDSNATLMAITFDKEHLNSKDRITISQDIQKLGDEFGQANNIAMHYSGMPYIRTVFMKKVSSEMFLFLLLAIAVTSILLFLFFRSFLAVFFSILVCLVGVVISVGTLQLFGYKITILSGLIPPLILVIGVPNCIFIINKYQEELVSHGNKIKALARAVQKVSVSNFLANITTAIGFGVFYFTNSTLLVEFGIVAAINVMSTYVIAHILLPIIYSFLPAPKHTKHLQNKYILRTMEVVDQLVHHKRAAIYSIITIITLISLYGMTKIRVIGFLVDDLPKKDPVYEHLHFFERNFHGVMPFEINVDTKKKNGVFADRGGSAIPTLYKIQSLQRMMKKYGAFSKPLSIVEGLKFAYQAYNNGDAKKYKVLPGAMELAKLRDYMQTIKGKENKLASFMDSTKQFTRVSFQMADVGTDSLQKLLNDIRPRVDSIFNFNHETNAWAADSLKYKVALTGLSHVFLKSNAYLFHHLFVSLLIAIGLILIIGIVLFRSVWIIVLSKLPCLIPLAITAGIMGFAGIPFKPSTILIFSIAFGIASDGTIYILTEYRHQLRKLHEDRSKAISRTVRELGTSMIYTNTILFFGFAIFAFSTFGGTVAMGILISITLAVSLTTNLILLPSILLSLEKRKAVKDILEKPLIGVDEEDEEEEKSNVSL; encoded by the coding sequence ATGTGGCAAAAACTCAGCGCGCTGATTTTACGGAACAGGATTGCTTTCCTTGTCGGACTGGGTTTGCTCACCATTTTTTTCGGATGGCGCGCTTACAACATTGAACTTTCTTATTCTTACGCGCGCGCGCTTCCTGAAAAAGATACCGCGAACATTGAATACGAACAGTTCAAAAAATTGTATGGCGAAGACGGAAGCGTGATGGTGCTCGGCTTTTCAGACAACGATTTTTTCACGCTGAAAAAATTCAACGGATGGTACGACCTCGGGCAGAAAATAAAATCCATAGCTGGAATCAAAGATGTGCTTTCGGTGGCAACGCTCTACGACATGAAGCGCAATGATAGTTTGAGCCGTTTTGATTTTATTCCGCTGCTGAAAGAAAAACCGCAAACACAAAATGAACTCGACAGCATTCACAGAAAAATTTTATCGCTTCCGTTTTACGAAGGATTAATTTTTAATTCCGACTCGAATGCCACGCTGATGGCAATTACGTTCGACAAAGAACATTTGAATTCAAAAGACAGAATTACCATTTCGCAGGACATACAAAAACTCGGAGATGAATTCGGGCAGGCAAATAATATTGCCATGCATTATTCGGGCATGCCGTACATCCGCACCGTGTTTATGAAAAAAGTTTCGAGTGAAATGTTTTTGTTTCTCCTGCTCGCCATCGCGGTAACTTCCATTTTGCTTTTTCTTTTCTTCCGTTCATTCCTCGCGGTATTTTTTTCCATTCTTGTTTGTTTGGTGGGCGTTGTGATTTCTGTGGGAACGCTGCAACTCTTCGGATATAAAATCACCATTCTCTCGGGATTAATTCCACCGCTGATTCTTGTGATTGGAGTGCCGAACTGCATTTTCATCATCAACAAATACCAGGAAGAATTAGTGAGCCACGGAAATAAAATCAAAGCGCTCGCTCGGGCGGTGCAAAAAGTTTCGGTGTCGAATTTTTTGGCGAACATCACCACTGCCATCGGCTTCGGAGTTTTTTATTTTACGAACAGCACGCTGCTTGTGGAATTCGGAATTGTTGCAGCAATAAATGTAATGTCAACTTATGTCATCGCACATATTCTTCTTCCTATTATATATAGTTTTCTTCCCGCGCCCAAGCACACAAAACATTTGCAGAACAAATATATTTTGCGCACGATGGAAGTGGTGGATCAACTTGTTCACCACAAGCGTGCGGCAATTTATTCCATCATCACCATCATCACGCTGATTTCTCTCTATGGAATGACAAAAATCCGCGTGATTGGTTTTCTTGTGGATGATTTGCCGAAGAAAGACCCGGTGTATGAACACTTGCATTTCTTCGAGCGGAATTTTCACGGAGTAATGCCGTTTGAAATAAATGTAGACACGAAAAAGAAAAACGGTGTGTTTGCCGACCGTGGCGGCTCTGCAATTCCAACGCTGTATAAAATTCAATCGCTGCAGCGCATGATGAAAAAATACGGAGCATTTTCAAAACCGCTTTCCATCGTAGAAGGATTGAAGTTTGCTTATCAGGCGTACAACAATGGCGATGCAAAAAAATACAAAGTGCTTCCGGGTGCAATGGAGTTGGCAAAACTCCGCGATTACATGCAGACGATTAAAGGGAAAGAGAACAAACTCGCATCGTTCATGGACAGTACAAAACAATTTACGCGCGTGAGTTTTCAGATGGCAGATGTGGGAACCGATTCATTGCAGAAACTTCTGAATGACATTCGACCGCGGGTTGATTCTATTTTTAATTTCAATCACGAAACAAATGCGTGGGCTGCCGATAGTTTGAAATACAAAGTTGCGCTCACAGGATTGAGCCATGTGTTTCTGAAAAGCAACGCGTACCTTTTTCATCATCTCTTTGTGAGTTTGCTCATCGCCATAGGATTAATTTTAATTATCGGAATTGTTTTGTTCCGCTCGGTATGGATAATTGTCCTCTCAAAACTTCCGTGTTTGATTCCGCTTGCCATCACTGCAGGCATCATGGGCTTTGCAGGAATTCCGTTCAAGCCGAGCACGATTTTAATTTTCAGCATCGCATTCGGCATTGCATCTGACGGAACAATTTACATTCTCACCGAGTATCGCCACCAACTCCGCAAACTGCACGAAGACCGTTCAAAAGCAATTTCACGCACCGTGCGTGAACTTGGCACGAGCATGATTTATACGAACACAATTTTATTTTTCGGCTTCGCAATTTTTGCTTTTTCCACTTTTGGCGGAACAGTGGCTATGGGAATTTTAATTTCAATTACGCTGGCAGTTTCTCTTACTACTAATTTAATTTTGCTCCCTTCCATTTTGCTTTCACTGGAAAAAAGAAAAGCAGTAAAAGATATTCTTGAAAAACCGCTCATTGGAGTTGATGAAGAAGATGAGGAAGAAGAAAAAAGTAATGTGAGTTTGTAG
- a CDS encoding NAD-dependent epimerase/dehydratase family protein yields the protein MPQKILITGGAGFIASYLAEKLAEQSKNHIVIVDDLSTGALEKIPHSKSDNIRFIKADVNFFDDISNIFFSFQPDYVFHYAALVGVKRTLENPVKVLNDVSGIKNILNLSKSTGVKRIYYSSSSEVYGEPVELPQHEETTPLNSRLPYAIVKNIGEAYLKAYKKEFGLDYTVFRFFNTYGPKQSKDFVISKFINRSMKNENIEVYGDGKQTRTFCYVDDNIEATTNSFYKNLFVNDVVNIGSDIEITILELAKTIVKLTKSKSKIIHLPPLPEGDMTRRQPDASKMKKLLHRSFIPLEEGLKKILADTKYIQGK from the coding sequence ATGCCACAAAAAATTTTAATCACAGGCGGAGCGGGATTCATAGCAAGTTATCTTGCCGAAAAATTAGCAGAGCAATCTAAAAATCATATTGTGATTGTGGATGATTTATCCACGGGAGCACTTGAAAAAATTCCGCATTCAAAATCCGATAACATTCGCTTCATCAAAGCCGATGTAAATTTTTTCGATGACATTTCAAATATTTTTTTCTCGTTCCAGCCCGATTATGTTTTTCACTATGCCGCGCTTGTAGGCGTAAAACGTACACTCGAAAATCCGGTGAAAGTGCTGAACGATGTTTCGGGAATAAAAAATATTCTTAACCTTTCAAAAAGCACCGGAGTAAAAAGAATTTATTATTCTTCTTCTTCCGAAGTATATGGCGAGCCGGTTGAACTTCCGCAACATGAGGAAACCACTCCGCTCAATTCCCGTTTGCCCTATGCGATTGTAAAAAATATTGGCGAAGCATATTTGAAAGCATACAAAAAAGAATTTGGTTTGGATTATACGGTGTTTCGTTTTTTCAATACGTACGGACCAAAGCAGAGCAAAGATTTTGTGATTTCAAAATTCATAAATCGCTCTATGAAAAATGAAAACATTGAAGTGTATGGCGATGGAAAACAAACGCGCACTTTTTGTTATGTAGATGATAATATTGAAGCAACCACAAATTCTTTTTACAAAAATCTTTTTGTGAATGATGTAGTCAATATCGGCAGCGATATTGAAATCACCATTCTTGAACTTGCAAAAACAATTGTGAAACTCACCAAATCAAAATCAAAAATTATTCACCTGCCTCCGCTTCCCGAGGGCGATATGACGCGCAGGCAGCCGGATGCGTCCAAGATGAAAAAACTTTTACATCGCTCCTTTATTCCGCTTGAAGAGGGCTTGAAAAAAATCCTTGCAGATACGAAATACATCCAGGGAAAATAA